A stretch of the Arachis stenosperma cultivar V10309 chromosome 6, arast.V10309.gnm1.PFL2, whole genome shotgun sequence genome encodes the following:
- the LOC130932396 gene encoding uncharacterized protein LOC130932396 codes for MSFMRGNLLSKTRKLVKGMAKAEPLWLKAMEEAPPATFPRAEGKIQTITLPEDAYVKKFYNKYPDSKYHDPIKISAFDHPPSRIYALRVLELKEQGIDEEQAMAVADMEYLAEKKEKKKAYARLKQIARLQGKKPPPNPYPSAIKEIQAEERKYVRDRFHNPKIREILEQQKAEANQRFGDSGW; via the exons ATGTCGTTTATGAGAGGAAATTTGCTCTCTAAAACTAGAAAGCTCGTCAAGGGAATGGCCAAGGCCGAACCCCTCTGGCTCAAAGCCATGGAAGA AGCTCCACCAGCAACATTTCCTCGAGCAGAGGGGAAAATTCAAACCATTACTCTTCCTGAGGATGCCTACGTGAAGAAATTTTACAATAAATATCCGGATTCGAAATACCATGATCCAATCAA gatatctgctttTGATCATCCTCCATCACGTATATATGCCTTGAGGGTTCTTGAGTTGAAAGAGCAGGGCATAGATGAGGAACAAGCAATGGCTGTAGCTGAT ATGGAATATCTGGcagagaagaaggaaaagaagaaagcataTGCTCGCTTGAAGCAAATTGCACGTCTTCAAGGAAAGAAACCTCCTCCAAACCCATATCCAAGTGCCATCAAGGAGATACAAGCCGAGGAGAGGAAATACGTTCGTGATCGTTTCCACAATCCCAAGATACGCGAAATTCTGGAGCAACAAAAAGCGGAGGCAAACCAGAGATTTGGAGATAGTGGTTGGTAA
- the LOC130932591 gene encoding adenine nucleotide transporter BT1, chloroplastic/mitochondrial-like: MGGRRGIQQFHHDDDNRKQNDWFFLSVSGLGSSHSEWAHNPGGLFASVGQMGMGFGAPNPTPSPSSDSQGSNNGVRIPCTELYVKYVHSEGKVKIVSESEELVTEEEEGVRGKKKKAGFFGVKMKVKVKNPSLRRLISGAFAGAISRTCVAPLETIRTHLMVGSSGHSTGEVFQNIMKNDGWKGLFRGNFVNVIRVAPSKAIELFAYDTVNKNLSPKPGEQAMLPIPASLIAGACAGVSSTICTYPLELVKTRLTIQRGVYNGLVDAFLKIIQQEGPGELYRGLAPSLIGVIPYSATNYFAYDTLRKAYKKIFKQDKIGNIETLLIGSAAGAISSSATFPLEVARKHMQVGALSGRQVYKNVVHALASILEQEGIQGLYRGLGPSCMKLVPAAGISFMCYEACKRILVEDDDEE; the protein is encoded by the exons ATGGGTGGAAGAAGAGGAATTCAGCAATTTCACCACGATGATGATAACCGAAAACAAAACGATTGGTTTTTTCTCTCTGTTTCCGGTTTAGGTTCTTCTCATTCTGAATGGGCTCACAACCCTGGTGGATTGTTCGCTAGCGTAGGTCAAATGGGAATGGGGTTTGGTGCACCAAACCCTACACCTTCTCCCTCTTCTGATTCCCAAGGAAGCAACAATGGAGTCAGAATCCCCTGCACTGAGTTGTACGTGAAGTACGTGCATTCAGAAGGGAAAGTGAAGATTGTTTCTGAATCGGAGGAGTTAGTTACGGAGGAAGAGGAAGGTGTTAgggggaagaagaaaaaagctGGGTTTTTTGGGGTTAAGATGAAGGTTAAGGTGAAGAACCCTTCACTGAGGAGGTTGATTAGTGGTGCATTCGCGGGTGCAATTTCGCGAACTTGCGTGGCGCCATTGGAGACAATAAGAACTCATTTGATGGTTGGGAGTAGTGGCCATTCAACAGGTGAGGTGTTTCAGAATATCATGAAGAATGATGGCTGGAAGGGATTGTTCAGGGGTAATTTTGTCAATGTCATCAGGGTTGCTCCTAGCAAGGCTATTGAG CTATTTGCTTATGACACAGTTAACAAGAATCTGTCACCAAAGCCTGGGGAGCAGGCCATGCTTCCTATTCCTGCATCATTGATTGCAGGTGCCTGTGCCGGAGTTAGTTCAACTATATGCACATATCCTCTAGAGTTGGTCAAAACTCGACTAACCATCCAG AGAGGTGTTTATAATGGTTTAGTCGATGCATTCTTGAAAATAATTCAACAAGAAGGTCCTGGTGAACTTTATCGAGGACTCGCCCCAAGTCTTATTGGTGTAATTCCATATTCTGCCACCAACTACTTTGCATATGACACATTAAGAAAAGCATACAAgaaaatcttcaaacaagacaAGATTGGAAACATTGAAACACTCTTGATAGGATCAGCTGCTGGTGCCATATCGAGTAGTGCAACTTTTCCACTCGAAGTGGCTCGCAAGCATATGCAAGTGGGGGCACTCAGTGGAAGGCAAGTTTACAAGAATGTTGTTCATGCCCTTGCAAGCATACTTGAACAAGAAGGTATTCAAGGATTGTATCGAGGGTTGGGACCTAGCTGCATGAAGTTGGTGCCAGCTGCAGGTATCTCTTTCATGTGCTATGAAGCTTGCAAGAGGATACTAGTAgaggatgatgatgaagaatag